One part of the Sciurus carolinensis chromosome 4, mSciCar1.2, whole genome shotgun sequence genome encodes these proteins:
- the LOC124982986 gene encoding collagen alpha-2(I) chain, whose product MAAGALERSRRARLGSRFGARAVAKRKASGSPRRCAPAPRGRAGGRGRGRGRAAPGAACPRGRARGAAGRGAGRRILCSRLPPRPERAGPGLGGSPGGAAPCPHPQRALRGPQARRRYSGRVRSPDLPAEQGCPGVRARPPPPGDLLGLRCPQAHASSVPSSPGPPYPLPRPDPAAKGWAGKRALWDRCQLRDKRHKIGGNGGSAAGALGRGRRHRGGHILGADPGKFGKSPRPLRSGGGRTARAALRAALALSAPLLNNSWRGRRPLACTGRAARLCQAAAAFGVRAAPDERPRGDRARAVPAPAPRRPLCRGGQHGLVLPESAAARACPTARLCESGSAAPAGPPRDARELGESRRARRPGPPRQGVGAPGPARFRFRLGQRSPAAAPVADAVTRSCGQLFAQPLAEYRDAGGKERRGAWLCVCRRAVPPSGVAGIAPLCRSFRRGNQASVANPGLSARDRGPLRPWAR is encoded by the exons ATGGCAGCCGGCGCTTTGGAGCGCAGCCGCCGAGCGCGCCTGGGCAGCCGCTTCGGTGCCAGGGCG GTCGCGAAGCGGAAGGCCAGCGGGTCCCCGCGGCGCTGTGCCCCTGCTCCGCgagggcgggcgggcgggcggggccgggggcgggggcgCGCAGCGCCCGGGGCGGCGTGCCCGCGGGGGCGCGCACGCGGGGCTGCGGGGCGAGGCGCGGGGCGGCGAATCCTCTGCTCTCGTCTCCCGCCCAGACCCGAGCGCGCTGGTCCGGGGTTGGGGGGGAGCCCGGGAGGGGCGGCGCCCTGTCCTCACCCGCAGCGGGCACTGCGGGGGCCGCAGGCGCGTCGTCGGTATTCCGGACGCGTCCGCAGCCCTGACCTCCCCGCGGAGCAGGGGTGCCCTGGTGTGCGGGCACGGCCGCCACCCCCGGGCGATCTCCTCGGGCTGAGGTGCCCGCAGGCGCATGCTTCCTCCGTCCCCTCCTCCCCGGGTCCCCCGtaccccctcccccgccccgaTCCGGCGGCGAAGGGGTGGGCAGGGAAACGCGCTCTCTGGGACAGGTGCCAACTCCGagacaaaagacataaaataggCGGCAACGGGGGAAGCGCGGCCGGCGCGCTCGGGCGGGGACGGCGGCACCGCGGGGGCCACATCCTCGGTGCGGACCCGGGAAAGTTTGGGAAGTCGCCGCGGCCGCTTCGCAGCGGCGGGGGACGCACGGCCAGGGCCGCCCTCCGCGCCGCGCTCGCCCTCTCCGCGCCGCTGCTGAATAATTCATGGCGCGGCCGCCGGCCATTAGCATGCACCGGGCGCGCGGCGCGTCTGTGCCAAGCCGCCGCCGCATTCGGCGTCCGGGCAGCGCCAGACGAGCGGCCGCGCGGCGACCGGGCCCGCGCTGTCCCCGCGCCGGCCCCGCGGCGCCCATTGTGCCGGGGCGGGCAGCACGGGCTGGTCCTTCCCGAGTCCGCCGCGGCCCGCGCCTGCCCGACGGCCAGGCTCTGCGAGTCCGGGTCCGCTGCACCCGCCGGGCCGCCCCGGGATGCACGTGAACTTGGGGAAAGTCGCAGGGCGCGCCGGCCGGGCCCTCCGCGGCAGGGCGTGGGCGCACCCGGGCCGGCGCGCTTTCGTTTTCGTCTAGGACAAAGGTCCCCGGCGGCGGCGCCGGTCGCGGACGCGGTGACCCGGTCGTGCGGGCAACTCTTCGCGCAGCCGCTCGCTGAATACAGGGACGCCGGAGGGAAGGAGCGGCGCGGGGCCTGGCTGTGCGTTTGCCGCCGGGCTGTCCCACCCTCAGGAGTTGCGGGAATCGCACCGCTCTGTCGGAGCTTTCGGCGCGGGAACCAGGCAAGCGTTGCGAACCCGGGACTCTCGGCCCGTGACCGAGGGCCTCTGCGGCCGTGGGCACGTTAG